TTATAAAAACTCAATGATCTTTTTTGCTACATTATTGTCTCTATATATACGACGGTGCCCAAGCCCCTCCGTAATATAAAAGGCAAAGTTGGGATAGTTTTTTTCTATTACGGGTTTAACATCGACCAAAGGTGTCATGTTATCATTTTTATCATGACACCAAAGTACCTGAGCTTTTATTTGATCAGCTGCACGATTTACAGAAAACCAGCCAATAGGCTGATTCCCTTGTTCTTCAATCAATTTATCAAACTCTTTTCTTACAGCAGTATCCAGTTGAAGAAACTGGAAAAAGCTATCAGCTGCTGATGAGGTTTCAGTAGCTGGTGCAATTAAAACAAGCTTATAACTTTTGTCATGCGACCATTGCTCCATGGCAAGGCCTATTGCCAGTCCTCCTAAAGAGTGAGCTAAAAAGTTTTTTATCGGTCCAAATCGTTCATTCAGAAAGTTGATGAATTCTACATATAATAATACATTGATCATCTTTCCGCTACTTCTTCCATGGGCAGGAGCATCAAGCGCTAATACACAATAGCCTTTTTTAATCAGTGGCCTTACATAGCGGTCAAAGTTGATGACACTGGATTCGAACCCATGAAGGATCAATATTTTTTTGTCAGATTCCTTATTCCAACGATAACCTTGAATTGAAAATTCTTTAAAATGAAACCGCAACTTTTCTGCTTGTTCAAAAATATCGGGCAACTTTTTCCTATTCCGATGCTGAGGGGTGCAGAATAATTCAAAAGCCTTTTCTGCAGCTTTCTTTTTGGATATGGAAGAAAGAATACTAAATTTTGTTCGAATATATTTAATAACCAGTCGTTGACTTAACCGCATTTTGTAAAGATAAAAATGGATATTGTTATTATTGGTACTGGAAATACCGCAACTATATTAGGCAGGAAATTGAATGCCGCTGGTCATCGCATCATACAGATCTTTGGCAGAGATGCAAAAGCTGCCTCTGAGCTAGCCTATGAGTTAAACACAGAGTCTACAAACTATTGGAGCGTGGTTAACCGTAATGCCCATGTTTATCTTTTAGCCGTTTCAGATATAGCCATTGAAGAAGTTGCAAAAGAATTAAAACTTCCTTATAAAGTTGTTGTGCATACTGCGGGTGCTGTATCTAAAGAGATCTTAAAAGAATCCAGCAACCATTATGGTGTTCTTTATCCGTTGCAAAGTTTGAAAAAGGAGAGTAGCTACCTACCAGAAACACCAATATTAATAGATGCCAGCGATAATGATACATTAATGATTTTGGAAATACTAGGAAAAAGTATTTCCGATACAATAAGCCTGGCAAACGATGCGCAGCGCTTAAAACTGCATTTGGCGGCTGTATTCTGTAATAATTTCGTTAATCACATGTATGTGCTAATAGAAGAGTACTGCCAAAAGGAAGGGCTGGACTTTCAGCTTTTACTCCCCTTGATACAAGAGACGGCTCAACGCATTCAAACAATACCACCTGCAAAATCTCAAACAGGGCCGGCTAAGCGACGAGATACAGCAACAATTGAAAAACACTTGGCATTGATGGAAAGCTATCCCGATCTTAAATCTATCTATCAATTATTAACGAAAAGTATCCAACAACACAATTAATGCCTTTCAACTACATTTGCCTCATCACAAATTAGCTAATTAGCCAATTAGCTAATTAGCTAATTTTTATAAATGAACGTTCTTTCTTACTTCAAGCATATTACAACATTCGTTTTTGATATTGATGGCGTTTTAACAGACGGAACTGTCTTGCTTTTCGAAAATGGTCTTCAAGCACGTCAAATGCATGTTAAAGATGGCCTAGCGTTACAAATGGCCATGAAGGGAGGATATAGGGTTCTTGTTATATCAGGGGCCTATTCTGAACCCGTATTACAGCGTCTGCAATATTTAGGTCTCCAGGATATCTTTTTAGCTATTAAAGACAAAAGAGGTTTTTTGGAAAAGTATATTACAGAAAATAACCTGACATGGGAGGAAGTATTATTTATGGGTGACGATCTTCCTGACATTCCTGTATTAAAAGAAGTAGGCTTATCTTGCTGTCCCGCTGATGCAGTTACAGAAGTAAAAGCCGTTAGCAAATACATTTCTCCGGTAAATGGTGGGTATGGTTGTGTACGGGACGTTATTGAAAAGGTGCTAAAGCTTAATAATAAGTGGTACGTCGATACCGAAGTAACTTCACGCTGATACTAAACCGCATTCATGAGATTGATCCCTGCTTTTTTCCGATTAATACGCTGGCAAAACGGTTTATTTATTATTCTAACGCAGCTACTATTTTATTTCTGTATTTATAAATCAGTAAATAAAACGAATGAGTCTTTACACCAAATTACATGGCTTATTATAGCATCTGTTTTTATCGCGTCAGCTGGTTATATTATCAATGATTATTTCGACCTTAACATAGACCGTATCAACAAGCCCGATAAAAATGTAGTGGACTCCGTTATAAGTCGCCGCTGGGTAATTCTCTGGCATTTGCTTTTAAGCATTTCGGGTATTTTAGCAACAGCCATTGCTGTATCATTCCATAAGTGGTATCTGATTTTGGCAAATGTGGTTTGTGTCATCTTGCTGTGGCTTTATTCTACTTCCTTTAAGCGGAAGCTTTTAATAGGAAATATAGTAATCGCCCTTTTAACGGCTTGGACAATACTTATTTTATTCTTTGCAAAGGTCTCTTTTCTTGCAGCGTTTAACTCTCCGGATATAGAAACTATAAAGTTCTTTAGAGTGGCCTTCCTCTATGCTGGCTTTGCGTTTATCATAACAATTATTCGAGAGGCAATAAAAGATGTGGAAGATATGGCTGGTGATAGGCGTTACGGGTGTAAAACGCTACCTATTGTAGCTGGGGTTACAGCCACTAAAATATATACGGCTGTATGGATAGTGGTTTTGCTGTCTGCCTTGGTAGTATTACAGCTGTACATTTTACAGTTTCAGTGGTGGTGGGCAATTTTATATCTCACTCTAGGTGTTATTATTCCATTGGTCTATTTGTTTCTACAACATTACAAGGCTAAGTCAAGCCAAGATTTCGCCCGACTTAGTAGCTTGACCAAATGGATTACTTTAGCTGGAATTTTATCAATGGTATTCTTTAGAATCTATTTATAATAATGGCAAATTATATACTGGCATCGCAGTCTCCAAGAAGAAAACAGTTGCTAGAGTGGGCTGAAATTGATTTTGAGATAATTGTACATCCAACCGACGAGTCTTATCCAAAAATACTTTCTCCAAAAGAAGTTGCCATCCATATTGCAGTCGAAAAAGCGCGGGCTGTGCTGCCACAAGCAAAAGGAAAAACGATTATTGCCGCAGATACAATTGTTGTACTAGGTGATGAGATCATAGGCAAACCCAAAGACAGGGAAGACGCAATAACCATTTTATCGAAACTTAGCGGGCAGCACCATAAGGTTATTACAGGTGTAGCCATTATAAACAAGGATAAAGAGATCTCATTTGCCGATATTACCGATGTAGAATTTCATCCCTTAACGCAGGAACAGTTGGTTTTTTATATTGATAAATATAAACCTTATGACAAGGCCGGCGCTTATGCCATTCAGGAATGGATTGGTGTAGTAGGTATAAAACATATTACAGGAGATTTTTATAATGTAATGGGGCTTCCGGTTAGCCGTGTTGTACAAGCCTTACAACAATTTAAGTAGGTTATTTTTTGTATTTTTCGGTATGACCGAAAAACTGCTGCAATACATCTGGCAATTCCAGTATTTTAACCGTGCCCATTTGCAAACAACTTCAAACGAAGTACTCCAAGTACTTTTTCCTGGGCAACTGAATACCAATCAAGGACCTGATTTTTTAAATGCGCGTATAAAGGTTGGTGACACCATTCTTGTTGGTTCCATAGAACTGCATATAAAAGCATCTGAATGGCATAAACATCGTCATCAGGAAGATAAAAATTACTCGAATGTTATTCTGCATGTGGTTTATTCAGACGATGTAAATGATATCGATGCATTTCCAACACTTGAGCTAGCTTCTCGTATTTCAAATCTTCTTTTAGATAAGTATACGGCCCTGATGACAACACCCTCATTTATCAGTTGTGCCTCCAGTATCAGTGGTATACGAGAAATAACAATGATGTCTTGGAAAGAGCGCCTGCTGGCAGAGCGACTAACCCGGAAGGCAAAAGTTATTTTTGATTTTTTGCAAGCTACCAATCAACATTGGGAAGAATGTTTCTGGTGGCTACTGGCAAAAAGTTTTGGTGGAAAAGTAAATGGAGAAGCATTTCAAGCAATTGCTCGTACTATCCCATTAAATCTATTGGCCAAACACAAGAACCAGATCCATCAGTTGGAGGCTTTGATATTCGGGCAAGCCGGCTTATTACAGGCCAATCATACAGAAGCCTATCCCAAAATGTTGTATAAAGAATACCAGTTTTTAAGTAAAAAATATAACCTAAGGTGCATACATCAACCGCTTCACTTCTTACGTATGCGACCAGGTAATTTCCCTACAATACGCTTAGCCCAGCTAGCCATGTTAATTCATCATTCGCATCACTTATTTTCAAAAATTTTAGAAGCGAAAGAAAGTAAAGAGGTCTGGCAATATTTAAAAGTAACGGCCAATGACTATTGGCACTACCACTACCGGTTTGATGAAGAAAAAAGCTATATGCCTAAGAGATTGGGTGATGATGCAATTGATAGCATAGTTATCAATTGCATCATACCTGCATTGTTTGCTTACGGTTTATATAATAACTTGGATCAATACAAGAACAAGGCGTTGCAATGGCTCGAAAATACAAAAGCCGAAGAGAACGCCATAACAAAGGGGTTTAAATCCCTGCATGTCGATAATCTTTCGGCTTTTGACTCTCAAGCGTTGATAGAGCTAAAGAATGAATATTGTAATAATAAACGATGTTTGGAATGTACAGTTGGCGTTCAGTTGCTTAAGCAAACAAATTAGCGAACCGCCCTGCATTTTCTATAGCGTCCGCTGGCTGCTTCGGACGGTGTAACAGCGCGTGCACAGGAAGCCAATAAAATAACAATCAGGCAAAATGAAATCAGTCTTGTAATCATAGAGTTGGGATTAGATGGTTTTTAGCGACACAAAAATCTAAGGTTAAAGCATATTGAATCTCCTTAATTTGAATGAAATGTAGATTTTAAAGTATCAATTTGTTTAATTGTACAGACTTCTTATATATCCTTCTGTATGTGATTTCTCTTACTAGGTTTCTCTTACAAGTTGAATTGGTTTTATATAAATTTTTGGCCAAAATCAGGCTTATATAACAAGGCCTAACTAATCTTAATTTGAGATTGGTTAGGCCTATATTAAATAGAAATAAAAAAATACTTACTGAATTGTTTATTGAAGCATCTTCAAGCACATTACTAATTTAACAACTATTAGAAAACTTCATCCCATTTTTGCATATCTTTTTTTGAAGTAGTTTAAGAAAACGCTGTACTTAAAATTGGAAAGACTAAGACCAGTTACCCCAATTTACCTGTACTTCAATATCGGGATGAATGCTTTTCATAACAGGACAAGTATCACCAGTGTGTTTTAGAATTTGCCTTTGTTTTTCATCCAGGTTGGCTAAAGTTTCTGGTATATGAAACGTTAAATTAATCCCACTTACTCGTCTGGGTTCGGCTTTCATAAACTTTTCAACATCAATTTTTACACCTTCTAAATCAAAGCCCATAGTGCGAGCTTTTATGCCCATAACTGTAATCATACAAGAGGCTAGCGAAGTGGCTAGTAAGTCGGTAGGAGAAAAGCGTTCACCCTTTCCATTGTTATCTACCGGAGCATCTGTTTCCATGGCAGATTGGGAGCGTAAGTGGGTACAATTGGTTCTTAACTCTCCTTCGTATACAACTATTGAAGTCATTGTCTTTTTTTGCCTAAATTTACAGAACAACGTATCAAACACCGTGAAAAAATACATTCTAGCCTCTATACTACTAATTTTAGCCGCCACAATCAATGCCCAGAATACTTCTTCCCCTACATCAGATAAGAAAGCTGAAAAACGTAAGGAAAAGCAACAGCGCTTAAGCTCATTAACCAAGCAGGAAGAGGAAGGCGTTTTGAGTTACCGTAAACAAAGTGCTTTTGGTCTTCAGCTTCGTACAAATGGTTATGGTTTCTTCTACGAATTAGGGCGAGCTAGAACACCCCGATTTACAAACATTTATTCAATAGAGTTTACCGAGATAAAAGACCCGAAAGAGGACAAACAATCAGGTTCTGGCGGTTTTTTAGGTAATCCACTTATTTATGGTAAAATAAATAATTTCTACCAGGCCAAGCTAGGATTTGGACAGCAGTACCTTTTCGGTAACAAGGGCAATAAGAATGGAATAGCAGTAATGGGTCTTTACCAGGCTGGTTTAGCTTTTGGCTTCCTGAAGCCTTATTATGTAAGGATCTATGATAATAACGTTGAAAGAGATATTAAATACGACGATGATAATAATCTATTCCTTGAACAGGCTCAGTCAGGTAGTGGTTTATCTAAGGGCTGGAATGAGCTGAAATTTGAGCCGGGTGTTTTTGTAAAAGGAGCTCTTCGCTTTGACTTTGGTCGCTTTAATGAGCAAGTTCAGGCTATTCAAATTGGCCTAAGCCTGGAAGCCTATAATAAAAAGATTCCCATCATGGCTTTAAATGAAGGGGATCGCCTTTTTGTTCAAGGTCATCTGGCTTTCGTTTTTGGCCGCCGTAAATAAATGAGTTAATCACTTCATTTAGTTGATTTGCTAGCCTTTATGCATTGATTTCCTTGATTTGTAGTGTTTTAAAGAAGAGGTGTTTGGATTTGACAGAATATGCTGAACTTTGCAGCCGATTCGCTAATTCTAATTGAATATTGAGGTTTTGAATAGTGAATCTTCATTTTAGAATTGTTATCCATGATTGAACTTCCTATAGTAGCCGCAGAACAACCTATAAAAAGAAATAAACCAGATTGGCTTCGTGTTAAATTACCAATTGGACAAGAATATAAACACGTACGTAACCTGGTAGACACGCATAAATTACACACCATCTGCGAAAGTGGTAATTGTCCTAATATGGGTGAGTGTTGGGGGGCAGGTACAGCCACCTTCATGATCTTAGGGAATGTATGTACGCGCAGTTGTGGATTTTGTGCGGTGGCTACGGGGCGTCCGGAGCCTATCGATTGGGATGAGCCACAGCGCGTTGCGGAGGCTATTCATTTAATGCAGGCTAAGCATGCTGTTATCACTTCCGTTGACCGTGATGAGCAGAAAGACGGCGGTTCTCAAATTTGGTACAATACCATTAAAGCGGTTAAAGCCTTAAACCCAAATACCACACTAGAAACCCTCATCCCTGATTTCAAAGGGCAAAAGGAAAACATTCAACGAATCATAGATGCGGCTCCTGAAGTAGTATCACATAATATAGAAACAGTAGAACGTTTAACCCGCCAAGTACGTATTCAGGCAAAATACTGGCGTAGTATGGATGTCATTAAAACCTTGAAAGAGGGTGGCATGCGTACAAAAAGCGGTATCATGTTAGGTTTAGGGGAAACAAAGGAAGAAGTGATTCAAACGCTGGAAGACCTAAAGAATGCAGGTTGTGATGTAGTAACCATTGGCCAGTATTTGCAACCTACCAAAAAGCATTTACCAGTACAGCGTTTTGTACATCCTGATGAGTTTGCTGAATATAGAGAAATTGGCTATACCATTGGTTTAGACTATGTGGAAAGCGGTCCTTTGGTTCGCTCTTCTTATCATAGTGAACGCCACGTTATACCTGGTTATGGTAAAGCTGCCTGGGAAAAAGAGAAAGCAGAATTGATACCCTAATGCTTCGATACATTTTATTGGCCTCCTTAATGGGGGCAAAAGGTCTGTGTTATGCTCAATTAAGATGGACCAACGTTGATTCCCTTTTTCAGCCACTTCCAAAGTCGGTTCACGTTTATAAAACTACAGAACAGCTAGATGGAAAGCCTAATATTGCTTATTATATAAGCGCAGACCTGGCAGATAAGGATCTTGTATTTACAGTAGATACAACACTTCAAAGAAGGCTTACTCCTTCGCAATTCTTTGAGAAGAATGGTCAACCATTACTGGTTGTTAACTGTACCTTCTTTTCTTTTGAAACCAACCAAAGTTTAAATACCGTCATTAAAGATGGGAAACTGATAGCGCACAATAAGTCAGTAGCAGGAAAGGGAAAGGATACGTTGCAATATCATCATACACTGAATAGTGTATTGGGAATATCCAAAAAACGTAAAGCAGATATTGCCTGGGTCTATTCCGACTCCAATAGCAGGTATGCATTGGCTTCACAATTTCCATTTCGCAGTTTTAAGTCAGGCAATTTTCAGTTATCACAATCACTTCTTGGCCCTTTTCTAAATGATACAGCCTATAACTTCCATCAATCAAAACTTCAGAAATGGAAAATGAAAACGGCTGTTGGAGGAGGGCCTGTTCTGTTGCAAAATGGCGATGTTCAAATCACGAATAACGAGGAACGTAAGTTTTCTGGTAGGGCAATAGAGGATAAACATCCACGTACTGCAATTGGCTACACGGCAGACCAGAAGCTTATCCTACTAGTTGTACAAGGACGCTCTACCGGCTTGGCAGAAGGCGCAACCTTAACTCAGGAAGCCGTTATGCTTAAAGATCTGGGTTGTGTAGAAGCAATGAATTTAGATGGGGGAGGAAGCAGTTGTCTTTTAATTAATGGAAAAGAGACTATTACTCCTTCTGAAAAAGGTCAACAACGACCAGTACCAGCTGTTTTTATGATTGAAAAAAAGAAAGTAGCTGAATAAACTGTAAAGCCTATTTTCCCGGCTTTTTAAACTTTTGGAAATAACATCCTCTATAGCTTATAAAGCAGAAAAGTCGCCACTTGATGGCGACTTTTCTTATTCGGTTAGAAATAAAATTTTAGTCTCTTTGCTCCCATACAAGAGCTGAAGCACCTAGGATAGCAGCGTCAGCTTCACGCAATTCAGAAAAGATAAGCTTTACTTTATTCTGAAATATTGGAAGTAAATTTTTCTCCATGTGCTCTCGGGTTGGATTTAGAAGCAAGTTGCCCGCTTTAATCACTCCGCCAAAGAGTATGATGGCTTCTGGAGAAGAAAACATGACAAAGTTGGCAAGTGCTTCACCCAGTATTTGACCGGTAAAACGATAGGTTTCTGCAGCTATTGCATCACCCTGAATGGCGCAGTCGAATACCTTTTTTGAATCCAGCTCATCAAGTGCATAATTACGTAACAAGCTTTCTTGTGTGGAAGTGGCCAGAAGCTCTTTGGCTGTTATTACAATACCTGTTGCAGAACAATAGGCTTCAACAGAACCATCCAATTTTGTAGCCCAGTGCTTTCTTCCGCCTGGGCGAATTATTGTATGTCCTAACTCACCAGCAAAACCATCATGTCCTAGAATCAGATGACCATTTGCAACAATACCTGAACCCACACCAGTCCCCAATGTGATCATGATGAAATCCTTCATTCCTCTGGCAGCACCATACATCATTTCACCTATGGCAGCAGCGTTGGCATCATTAGTTAACGAAGCCGGTAATCCAAACTTTTCACTAACCAGATCAGTTACATCTAGTACACCTTTCCATTGCAGGTTGGGTGCGTATTCAATTGTTCCTTTATAATAGTTTCCATTAGGAGCACCAATACCAATGCCTTTTACCGTTTTGCCATCTTCTACTTCTTCCATTACAGGGGTAAGTGTATTGTAAAGCGCATCGATATAGGCTTCGAAAGTAGGGTAGCCTTCTGTTTTAAGGTCCCCCTTCCGTATAATATCACCTCTATGATTTACTAAGCCCCACTTTGTATTGGTGCCACCAATATCTATACCTATAGCTAATTCATGAGAAATTTCCATACTAAAATTCTATTCTAAAAGTTGATTATTTCCTTATGTCTGCGTCTAGCAAACCTGCTTCAGGGTTGTTTGAAATAGCTTCCAACTCAGCATCCGGCGTCTCATAATTTATACCCTGCTTTTTCAATATCCCTCTTACTGCAAAAGCAAAGAAAGCTAGGTAGGCAAAACACATTACAGGAATCCAATAAGATTGGTGGATACCATGACCTACAACAGTTGATTTTGATTGCAGGTAATCAGCCAACTTGCCTTGAATAGGAGGAATGATACCACCACCTAAGAT
This genomic interval from Flavisolibacter tropicus contains the following:
- a CDS encoding alpha/beta hydrolase, whose translation is MRLSQRLVIKYIRTKFSILSSISKKKAAEKAFELFCTPQHRNRKKLPDIFEQAEKLRFHFKEFSIQGYRWNKESDKKILILHGFESSVINFDRYVRPLIKKGYCVLALDAPAHGRSSGKMINVLLYVEFINFLNERFGPIKNFLAHSLGGLAIGLAMEQWSHDKSYKLVLIAPATETSSAADSFFQFLQLDTAVRKEFDKLIEEQGNQPIGWFSVNRAADQIKAQVLWCHDKNDNMTPLVDVKPVIEKNYPNFAFYITEGLGHRRIYRDNNVAKKIIEFL
- a CDS encoding Rossmann-like and DUF2520 domain-containing protein, which produces MDIVIIGTGNTATILGRKLNAAGHRIIQIFGRDAKAASELAYELNTESTNYWSVVNRNAHVYLLAVSDIAIEEVAKELKLPYKVVVHTAGAVSKEILKESSNHYGVLYPLQSLKKESSYLPETPILIDASDNDTLMILEILGKSISDTISLANDAQRLKLHLAAVFCNNFVNHMYVLIEEYCQKEGLDFQLLLPLIQETAQRIQTIPPAKSQTGPAKRRDTATIEKHLALMESYPDLKSIYQLLTKSIQQHN
- a CDS encoding KdsC family phosphatase is translated as MNVLSYFKHITTFVFDIDGVLTDGTVLLFENGLQARQMHVKDGLALQMAMKGGYRVLVISGAYSEPVLQRLQYLGLQDIFLAIKDKRGFLEKYITENNLTWEEVLFMGDDLPDIPVLKEVGLSCCPADAVTEVKAVSKYISPVNGGYGCVRDVIEKVLKLNNKWYVDTEVTSR
- a CDS encoding geranylgeranylglycerol-phosphate geranylgeranyltransferase, which encodes MRLIPAFFRLIRWQNGLFIILTQLLFYFCIYKSVNKTNESLHQITWLIIASVFIASAGYIINDYFDLNIDRINKPDKNVVDSVISRRWVILWHLLLSISGILATAIAVSFHKWYLILANVVCVILLWLYSTSFKRKLLIGNIVIALLTAWTILILFFAKVSFLAAFNSPDIETIKFFRVAFLYAGFAFIITIIREAIKDVEDMAGDRRYGCKTLPIVAGVTATKIYTAVWIVVLLSALVVLQLYILQFQWWWAILYLTLGVIIPLVYLFLQHYKAKSSQDFARLSSLTKWITLAGILSMVFFRIYL
- a CDS encoding Maf family protein, with the protein product MANYILASQSPRRKQLLEWAEIDFEIIVHPTDESYPKILSPKEVAIHIAVEKARAVLPQAKGKTIIAADTIVVLGDEIIGKPKDREDAITILSKLSGQHHKVITGVAIINKDKEISFADITDVEFHPLTQEQLVFYIDKYKPYDKAGAYAIQEWIGVVGIKHITGDFYNVMGLPVSRVVQALQQFK
- a CDS encoding DUF2851 family protein, whose protein sequence is MTEKLLQYIWQFQYFNRAHLQTTSNEVLQVLFPGQLNTNQGPDFLNARIKVGDTILVGSIELHIKASEWHKHRHQEDKNYSNVILHVVYSDDVNDIDAFPTLELASRISNLLLDKYTALMTTPSFISCASSISGIREITMMSWKERLLAERLTRKAKVIFDFLQATNQHWEECFWWLLAKSFGGKVNGEAFQAIARTIPLNLLAKHKNQIHQLEALIFGQAGLLQANHTEAYPKMLYKEYQFLSKKYNLRCIHQPLHFLRMRPGNFPTIRLAQLAMLIHHSHHLFSKILEAKESKEVWQYLKVTANDYWHYHYRFDEEKSYMPKRLGDDAIDSIVINCIIPALFAYGLYNNLDQYKNKALQWLENTKAEENAITKGFKSLHVDNLSAFDSQALIELKNEYCNNKRCLECTVGVQLLKQTN
- a CDS encoding OsmC family protein; protein product: MTSIVVYEGELRTNCTHLRSQSAMETDAPVDNNGKGERFSPTDLLATSLASCMITVMGIKARTMGFDLEGVKIDVEKFMKAEPRRVSGINLTFHIPETLANLDEKQRQILKHTGDTCPVMKSIHPDIEVQVNWGNWS
- the lipA gene encoding lipoyl synthase, which produces MIELPIVAAEQPIKRNKPDWLRVKLPIGQEYKHVRNLVDTHKLHTICESGNCPNMGECWGAGTATFMILGNVCTRSCGFCAVATGRPEPIDWDEPQRVAEAIHLMQAKHAVITSVDRDEQKDGGSQIWYNTIKAVKALNPNTTLETLIPDFKGQKENIQRIIDAAPEVVSHNIETVERLTRQVRIQAKYWRSMDVIKTLKEGGMRTKSGIMLGLGETKEEVIQTLEDLKNAGCDVVTIGQYLQPTKKHLPVQRFVHPDEFAEYREIGYTIGLDYVESGPLVRSSYHSERHVIPGYGKAAWEKEKAELIP
- a CDS encoding phosphodiester glycosidase family protein, which codes for MLRYILLASLMGAKGLCYAQLRWTNVDSLFQPLPKSVHVYKTTEQLDGKPNIAYYISADLADKDLVFTVDTTLQRRLTPSQFFEKNGQPLLVVNCTFFSFETNQSLNTVIKDGKLIAHNKSVAGKGKDTLQYHHTLNSVLGISKKRKADIAWVYSDSNSRYALASQFPFRSFKSGNFQLSQSLLGPFLNDTAYNFHQSKLQKWKMKTAVGGGPVLLQNGDVQITNNEERKFSGRAIEDKHPRTAIGYTADQKLILLVVQGRSTGLAEGATLTQEAVMLKDLGCVEAMNLDGGGSSCLLINGKETITPSEKGQQRPVPAVFMIEKKKVAE
- a CDS encoding ROK family protein, yielding MEISHELAIGIDIGGTNTKWGLVNHRGDIIRKGDLKTEGYPTFEAYIDALYNTLTPVMEEVEDGKTVKGIGIGAPNGNYYKGTIEYAPNLQWKGVLDVTDLVSEKFGLPASLTNDANAAAIGEMMYGAARGMKDFIMITLGTGVGSGIVANGHLILGHDGFAGELGHTIIRPGGRKHWATKLDGSVEAYCSATGIVITAKELLATSTQESLLRNYALDELDSKKVFDCAIQGDAIAAETYRFTGQILGEALANFVMFSSPEAIILFGGVIKAGNLLLNPTREHMEKNLLPIFQNKVKLIFSELREADAAILGASALVWEQRD